In Macadamia integrifolia cultivar HAES 741 chromosome 13, SCU_Mint_v3, whole genome shotgun sequence, one DNA window encodes the following:
- the LOC122059401 gene encoding probable polygalacturonase has product MASSRNPRIKQIIETVAVIVLLGLVGLKGAASGSSFSYEAINCRKHSASLTDFGGVGDGKTSNTIAFRKAIEHLSQFGAQGGSQLIIPPGKWLTGSFNLTSHFTLFLHKDAVILASQDEKDYPIVPPLPSYGRGRELPGARYGAFIHGTNLTDIVITGNNGTIDGQGAIWWDKFRNNQTNYTRPHLIEIMYSNQVQISNLTLLNSQNWVVHPVYSSNVLVLGLTILAPTDSANTDGIDPDSCTNVRIEDCFVVSGDDCIAIKSGWDQYGIAFGMPTKHVIIRRFTCISPDSAVIALGSEMSGGIEDVRIEDIYALNTESGVRIKSAPGRGGYVKDIFVRRFTMNTMKYVFWMTGAYGSHPDDGYDPKALPVIKGINYNDMVAQNVTMAANLAGIDNDPFTGICMSNVTIGLSPKPKKVQWNCTDIAGTTSEVTPPPCSLLPDNGKSSCPFPTNKLPIEDVKLQTCSY; this is encoded by the exons ATGGCTTCCTCTAGAAATCCCAGAATAAAACAA ATAATTGAGACAGTCGCAGTGATAGTATTGCTTGGATTGGTGGGCTTAAAAGGAGCTGCATCGGGTTCCAGCTTCAGTTACGAAGCGATAAATTGCAGAAAACACAGCGCGTCACTGACCGATTTTGGAGGTGTTGGAGATGGAAAGACTTCAAATACCATTGCCTTCCGTAAGGCAATTGAACATCTCAGCCAGTTTGGAGCTCAAGGTGGATCCCAATTAATCATTCCTCCTGGAAAATGGCTCACTGGGAGCTTCAACCTTACCAGTCATTTCACTCTGTTTCTCCACAAGGATGCTGTTATCCTTGCTTCCCAG GATGAGAAAGACTATCCCATTGTCCCTCCTTTGCCTTCCTATGGGAGAGGAAGAGAATTACCCGGTGCAAGATATGGAGCTTTCATTCATGGTACAAACCTAACTGATATTGTCATTACAG GTAATAACGGCACCATTGATGGCCAAGGTGCTATCTGGTGGGATAAATTCCGTAATAACCAGACTAACTATACTCGACCTCACCTGATTGAGATCATGTACTCCAACCAAGTCCAGATATCCAATCTGACTCTACTTAACTCTCAAAATTGGGTTGTTCATCCTGTTTATAGCAG CAATGTGTTAGTGCTGGGCCTTACCATCCTCGCACCAACTGATTCAGCAAACACTGATGGGATCGATCCAG ATTCATGCACAAATGTTAGAATTGAAGACTGTTTTGTAGTTTCAGGAGATGACTGCATTGCAATAAAGAGTGGTTGGGATCAATATGGAATAGCTTTCGGGATGCCCACGAAGCATGTCATTATCAGAAGGTTCACCTGCATTTCACCTGACAGTGCTGTTATCGCTCTCGGAAGTGAGATGTCCGGCGGCATCGAGGATGTCAGGATTGAAGACATTTATGCTTTGAACACAGAGTCCGGGGTGAGGATCAAATCAGCTCCTGGGAGAGGTGGATATGTGAAAGACATATTTGTAAGAAGATTTACAATGAATACAATGAAGTATGTCTTCTGGATGACAGGAGCTTATGGTTCTCACCCAGATGATGGCTATGATCCCAAAGCACTTCCTGTTATTAAAGGGATCAATTACAATGACATGGTTGCCCAGAATGTCACCATGGCTGCAAATTTGGCTGGTATTGACAATGATCCCTTTACTGGAATTTGCATGTCTAATGTCACAATTGGACTCTCTCCAAAACCCAAGAAGGTGCAGTGGAACTGCACCGATATCGCCGGAACAACTAGTGAAGTGACTCCTCCACCTTGTTCTTTGTTGCCAGATAATGGCAAGAGCAGTTGCCCTTTTCCAACCAACAAGCTACCAATTGAAGATGTCAAATTGCAAACTTGTTCTTACTGA